A region from the Lolium perenne isolate Kyuss_39 chromosome 4, Kyuss_2.0, whole genome shotgun sequence genome encodes:
- the LOC127347574 gene encoding LOB domain-containing protein 23-like, translated as MTGNAEMQLEDDQLEGGRNYPKRCAACKYLRRRCAHDCVLAPYFPASHPHRYACVHRVFGASNVARILQSLPVEERGQAAETLAMEAQWRVGDPVYGCTGIIDRLQEEILAAQCELARTRAQLDMAATQLQLQQQAPVSLSPPPPRTHSPQRAGGHLHVAVAPKQEEAPFLDPDEFLDLDGF; from the exons ATGACCGGCAATGCGGAAATGCAGTTGGAGGATGACCAGCTGGAAGGCGGCCGCAACTACCCGAAGCGGTGCGCGGCGTGCAAGTATCTGCGGCGGCGGTGCGCCCACGACTGCGTGCTCGCCCCCTACTTCCCGGCGTCGCACCCCCACCGCTACGCCTGCGTGCATCGAGTCTTCGGCGCCAGCAACGTCGCCAGGATACTCCAG AGCTTgccggtggaggagagagggcaggCGGCGGAGACGTTGGCCATGGAGGCGCAGTGGCGAGTGGGGGACCCGGTGTACGGATGCACCGGGATCATCGACCGTCTACAGGAGGAGATCCTCGCCGCGCAGTGCGAGCTCGCCAGGACGCGGGCGCAGCTCGACATGGCAGCCACGCAGCTACAGCTCCAGCAGCAAGCTCCTGTTTCTCTTTCCCCGCCACCGCCGCGGACGCATTCGCCGCAGCGAGCCGGCGGCCATCTCCACGTCGCCGTCGCGCCGAAACAGGAGGAGGCGCCGTTTCTTGACCCAGACGAGTTCCTCGATCTTGATGGATTTTGA